In Desulfobaculum bizertense DSM 18034, the genomic stretch CCTTTTTCGCCCCTCCGCTCCGCAGCATCTTTAGCCCCATCCACACGAGGTATGCCGCGCCTGCCCAGCGCACAAGATCGTACGCCAGCGCCGAGTGCATCAGCACCGCCGAAAGCCCCAGCGCCGCGGCGCAGGTATGCAGCACTCCGCCGCACGCAATTGCCAGCGCAGACGCTAGCCCCGCTCCACGCCCCTGCGCCGCGCTCCGCGTCGCTACGTATATCATGTCCGGCCCCGGCGTCAGGTTCAGCAGCAGCACCGCCGCCATAAACATCATGTACTGCTCAAGCCCAATTCCAAGCATGAAAATTTTTTCCTTTTTTTTATTATGAGTCGTTGTGTTGGGCGCGCCGCCCCCAAACCCCGGCCGGGGCCAGCCCCGGACCCCGCGTAAGGGAATGATTCCCTTACGTATCCTCAGCGAGTTTGAATTCCATCCACGCTTCGCGTGAATGAAATTCAAACTTGGGTGAGAAGGCGATAAGAAAACCTCTTTCTCTTCTGCGAGTCGCCGCAATCGGGAAACGCCCACTAGCTCAAAAAAAACAGGGCTGATGGAGAGGAAAGCAAAGCCTTCATCCCATTCAGCCCTGTTTTTTTTGAGCGAGAGCGGGATTCCCAAGGGCCTCGTCCTTGGGCGGGGTCAAGGGGCAGCGCCCCTTGCAGGGTTTGGGGCAGCGCCCCAACAAAACACCACCCAACCGATAAAACCTTCAACCCAAGCGTAGCAAAAGGGACCGTGACCGACCAGCAAGGATAAGGTAGGCTCACGAGAGAGAGCTTGCCAATTCACCACAAAAGGCTGTACCGCTTCACATTACGCAAAAACGCGTAACAGTATTCTGAGAAGTGGGAGAAGCAGATGGAACTTTCGAGTATGATACAGAGCATTTTTGAACTAGCATTTCCGTTGTTTTTAATCATGGACCCGATTGGGAACGGAGCTATTTCTCTTTCGATCCTGAAAGATCACTCACCTGCGCGCCAGCGGGCAATCATACTGCGGGAGTGCATCTTTGCTCTGCTTATCATCCTGACATTCCAGTACCTAGGAGAAGGTCTCCTAAGCTTGCTGGACATTGGCCAGTCCACCCTGCGCATTGCGGGTGGAGCGATTCTGTTTGTCATTTCCATGAAAATGGTCTTTCCGCCAGCAAATGGAGAAAGCGCAGAACCTGCGGTCTCTGATCCTTTTATTGTCCCGCTCGCGGTTCCGCTCATTGCTGGCCCGTCACTGCTGGCGGCAGTCATGGTCTACGCACACCGAGGTGACACAACGACCCTGCTGCTGCCGTCTATTGTCATCGCCTGGAGCGCAACGCTTATTATCATGCTTCTTATGCCGCTGCTGTCGAGAGTGCTTGGCCCTAAAGGACTACGTGCAGCAGAGCGGCTCATGGGACTTATCCTTATACTCATGTCGTTCCAAATGCTCGAAGACGGAATAAAGCTCTTTATTGAATCGCTCGGCTAAACAGCCCTGATTACACATCATAAAAAAGCATCTTCCTTGGGCAGAAAAATATCCTGCCATTTAAGGGAGATGCTTTTTTCTTTTTCTGGCGGGTCATTTTGCGCCTTGACACTTTCTTTCTGAATACCTAGCTGAACGGGTTCGCAACGCGTCTCACGCGTTCGTCCCTCCCCCTTGACGTTTCGCATCGCAGGGAAACCTTAACCACGTCCTAGTGGATACCGCCATGAACCGAACACAAAAAATGGCACTGCTCAGCGCTGTTTCGCTGATGCTGCTTATGGGGTGCGCTGTTGACATCATGCTCGCATCCCTTCCTGATCTTGCCCGGAATTTTGCTGTTAGCGCAGCAGAATGCAAGGCTCTCGTCTTCATGTACCTTCTGGCCTACGGCGCAACACAGGCATTTTCTGGCGTCATCTCTGACTCCGTTGGACGCCGTCCTCTTGTCATTGCCAGCACACTTCTTTTTACTTTTGCGAGCTTCATCGCGCCCTTTGCAGATTCCATCACCCAACTCCATATCATCCGCATCGTGCAGGGTTTCTGCGCGGGCTGGTTTGGCGTCGTGGGGCGAACCCTGATTGGCGACGTCTTCGAAGGCCGGGAATACGACAAAAATCTTTCCACCATTGCCATGACCTGGGCCATTGGTCCCATTGTTGCGCCAACCATCGGCGGCTATCTGCAAGAATACTTTGGCTGGGAAGCAAATTTCATAGTGCTTGGCTGCATTAGTGGCGGAGCGTTCCTGTTTACACTCTTCTTCCTTCCGGAAACCCTGCGCTATAAACACGCGCTTGACGTCCGAAGCGTGCTCAAACGCTATAAGGTCGTGCTCTCTGACAAAATTTTCTGGAGCTATTCCCTGTCCGCAGGCTGGCTCTATGGACTGACCACGGCATTCGGCGTTGTGTCGACCTTTGTCGTACAAAATATCCTGCACAAAAGTGCATCCACATACGGCACAATGAGCCTTATGCTTGGTGTCGCATGGTTTGTGGGACAGGCCATTTATAAACGCTTTTTTATTACGCGAAGCGACATGGCCCGCCGACGAATGCTGACACTCAGCCAGGGGGGAATTCTTGTGCTCCTGTGCCTTGTTGCAGGACTGAGTTTTGAGCTGCCACAGAGCCTGTGGATGGTCTACGCTATTCCGGCAACAGGCTACATGGTCACAGCCTGCGCCCTGACCTATGCATTTACCAAGGCTTTGGAACAGAACAAAGAATACAGCGGTTCTGTCAACAGCCTGTACGGATGTGTGGTGTCAATTATGTCGGGCCTTGCTCCGGCGCTAGCCTCGCACATTTCCCCCTCTATCCTGACCCTGCTTGCCCTGTTCGCAGCCCTCACAGTCCTGTCCATGATCTTCCGCGCTCATGCAGTCCGCTCTGAGCAGAAAAAATATGCGGCTTTTGCAGGCTAAAAGTCATGCGTCTGCAATAATCAGTACAAACCAGTAAAAAAACAGAAGCCCTGTTCGGACACAAATCGCGTCCTGACAGGGCTTTTTTTATGCGCCACGGGCATAACGGCAATGTCTCCATTTATCAAAGCCTTATGCCTTTCTTTTTTTGCGCAGTCTGTTATTGTCACTGCACGTTTTTTCATTCCCCAAAGGAGTCACCATGAACTGCACCGATGCATATGATTCTCTTGTTTTACACATGACAGAGACCACGCAACTGGAAACGGTTGCAGCTCTGCTCGCCTGGGATCAGGGGACACAGATTCCAGTGCAGGGACACGCATACAGGGCCGCACAGATGGGCGCCCTGACCCGCGTCATTCATAAACGCAACACCGACCCCAAACTTTTTGCAGCTCTGGATGCCTGTCAGGAACTGCTCGAAAATCCAGAGGACGACCAGCAAAGCGCCAACCTGCGCGTCTGGTCCAAATACCTCAACAGAGCACGAAAGATTCCAGAACGCCTTGCTGTGGAAGTTGCCCGAAATTCCACCGAAAGCGAGGGTGTCTGGGCAATGGCCCGGCAAAAAAACGACTGGAAAAGCTTTGCGCCATATCTGGAAAAAACCGTCAAACTCAAAAAAGAAGTCGCGGCAACTCTGGATGACAGCAAAGACCCATATGACGTGCTGATTGAAGACTATGAACCCGGTGAATCAGTAGAAGAGCTGGAGAATATCTTTACCGACCTCATGGAAACAACACAGCGCATTCTTGATGCCATCCTTGGCAGCAGCGTCCGCCCAGATGCAACCATTATGAAACGGGAATTCCCGCAAAAAACGCAGGAAAAAATGGCCCGGCAAATGGTTCAGGCACTGGGCTTTGACTTTAACATGGGGCGCATGGATACCACTGTGCACCCCTTCTGCACGAGTGTTGGTCCAAAGGATATTCGCATCACTACGCGCTACAACGAGCACGAT encodes the following:
- a CDS encoding MFS transporter, yielding MNRTQKMALLSAVSLMLLMGCAVDIMLASLPDLARNFAVSAAECKALVFMYLLAYGATQAFSGVISDSVGRRPLVIASTLLFTFASFIAPFADSITQLHIIRIVQGFCAGWFGVVGRTLIGDVFEGREYDKNLSTIAMTWAIGPIVAPTIGGYLQEYFGWEANFIVLGCISGGAFLFTLFFLPETLRYKHALDVRSVLKRYKVVLSDKIFWSYSLSAGWLYGLTTAFGVVSTFVVQNILHKSASTYGTMSLMLGVAWFVGQAIYKRFFITRSDMARRRMLTLSQGGILVLLCLVAGLSFELPQSLWMVYAIPATGYMVTACALTYAFTKALEQNKEYSGSVNSLYGCVVSIMSGLAPALASHISPSILTLLALFAALTVLSMIFRAHAVRSEQKKYAAFAG
- a CDS encoding MarC family protein; its protein translation is MELSSMIQSIFELAFPLFLIMDPIGNGAISLSILKDHSPARQRAIILRECIFALLIILTFQYLGEGLLSLLDIGQSTLRIAGGAILFVISMKMVFPPANGESAEPAVSDPFIVPLAVPLIAGPSLLAAVMVYAHRGDTTTLLLPSIVIAWSATLIIMLLMPLLSRVLGPKGLRAAERLMGLILILMSFQMLEDGIKLFIESLG
- a CDS encoding carboxypeptidase M32; the encoded protein is MNCTDAYDSLVLHMTETTQLETVAALLAWDQGTQIPVQGHAYRAAQMGALTRVIHKRNTDPKLFAALDACQELLENPEDDQQSANLRVWSKYLNRARKIPERLAVEVARNSTESEGVWAMARQKNDWKSFAPYLEKTVKLKKEVAATLDDSKDPYDVLIEDYEPGESVEELENIFTDLMETTQRILDAILGSSVRPDATIMKREFPQKTQEKMARQMVQALGFDFNMGRMDTTVHPFCTSVGPKDIRITTRYNEHDFAESFFGIVHECGHALYSQGIPAERFGTPCGRAVSLGIHESQSRLWENLVARSKGFWVYAFPQVQKAYPSLSSVDLDAFHFAANEVKPGLIRTDADEVTYNIHIMLRFKLERALLRGELSVQDLPEAWNTAMQKMLGITPETDAQGVMQDVHWASGLLTYFPTYTLGNIYASQFMDAAERELGDLNAMFEKGEFAPLLDWLRTHIHAHGSRYLPRDLVERVTGEKPSAKALCTHLSRKYGELYSLSLENC